The Nitrospirota bacterium genome includes a region encoding these proteins:
- a CDS encoding site-specific DNA-methyltransferase has protein sequence MKKKYKKIKEDIRTIPRSNAVREQLALEETYLHRDIEQHYGNIIVYIGDVKKALLMLPERAIDCIITSPPYWKQRDYKHSQQIGQESSYSEYIKRLVDVFNEAKRVLKPTGTFFLNVGYKYQDKELLLIPELLAIELQKDGWTLLNKIIWHKPNAMPSSLDNRFSNVYEPVFLFVKKESKYKYYLSLDELRLPVSNFTNNKKPEDILGLDVENSLFKGGDVKGFIKTVFRSNGGNILAQVDWKDGKQTIEFVNDFDKKSQIEIDLVCQDCGKTIKHEIDIDNHNQTLFCNGFLKPMLPPPPDFKNRVELKASLLLPFITSKQSYNGKYKVSPDNRGASPGARKSLFGEYLVLQRRYRIFQPVIADYLRFWRRKRNITTKEIDKLLGYRDTAGHWFRKDTGSWGRGGSIPLPDDWFKLKDILKFNDIYDRWVTETHLVLQTVKAHPKGKNPGDIWSIKTQPLPEAHFAIFPEELVRRCIESGCPPDGVVLDPFAGSGTTGKVAQELERNAILIELIPEYLNIIKKRCKDIKEIIHVK, from the coding sequence ATGAAGAAAAAATATAAAAAAATTAAGGAAGATATTCGAACAATTCCAAGATCAAATGCGGTCAGAGAACAGTTAGCCCTTGAGGAAACTTATCTCCACAGAGATATTGAACAGCATTATGGGAACATCATTGTCTATATAGGAGATGTCAAGAAAGCCTTATTAATGTTACCTGAAAGAGCTATTGATTGTATAATAACTTCTCCCCCTTACTGGAAACAGAGAGACTATAAACACTCCCAACAAATTGGTCAAGAGAGTTCTTATAGTGAATACATAAAGCGACTTGTTGATGTTTTTAATGAGGCAAAAAGAGTGTTAAAACCAACAGGGACTTTCTTTTTAAATGTAGGATATAAATATCAAGACAAGGAATTATTGCTCATTCCTGAATTATTGGCAATTGAACTTCAAAAAGATGGTTGGACGCTTTTAAACAAAATTATATGGCATAAACCTAATGCAATGCCTTCTTCATTGGATAATAGATTTTCAAATGTTTATGAACCAGTATTCTTATTTGTTAAGAAAGAGAGTAAATACAAATACTATTTGTCGCTTGATGAATTGAGATTACCAGTCAGCAATTTTACAAACAATAAAAAACCAGAGGATATATTAGGTCTTGATGTAGAAAATTCTTTATTTAAGGGTGGGGATGTTAAAGGATTTATTAAAACGGTTTTTAGAAGTAATGGAGGAAATATCCTTGCTCAAGTTGATTGGAAAGATGGAAAGCAGACTATTGAATTTGTGAATGACTTTGACAAAAAATCGCAAATTGAAATTGATTTAGTATGTCAGGATTGTGGGAAAACTATTAAACACGAGATTGATATAGACAATCATAATCAGACCCTATTCTGTAATGGATTTCTAAAGCCAATGTTACCACCCCCACCAGATTTCAAAAATAGGGTAGAATTAAAAGCATCACTGCTCTTACCATTTATTACTTCGAAGCAATCCTATAATGGGAAATACAAAGTTAGTCCTGACAATAGAGGGGCTTCGCCAGGAGCAAGAAAATCACTTTTTGGAGAATATTTGGTCTTACAGAGAAGATATAGAATCTTTCAACCTGTAATTGCCGACTATCTCAGGTTTTGGAGGAGAAAAAGAAATATTACCACTAAAGAAATTGATAAGCTATTAGGATATAGAGATACGGCAGGGCATTGGTTTAGAAAAGATACAGGTAGTTGGGGAAGAGGAGGTTCTATTCCTTTGCCAGATGACTGGTTCAAGTTGAAAGACATTCTTAAGTTCAATGATATTTACGACAGATGGGTGACAGAAACTCACCTTGTCCTTCAAACGGTAAAAGCACATCCCAAGGGTAAAAATCCAGGGGATATATGGAGTATCAAAACACAGCCACTTCCCGAAGCTCACTTTGCTATCTTTCCTGAAGAACTTGTAAGGAGATGCATAGAATCAGGTTGTCCGCCGGATGGTGTAGTTTTAGATCCTTTCGCAGGATCAGGAACAACAGGTAAGGTTGCTCAGGAATTAGAGAGAAATGCAATATTAATAGAGCTTATTCCTGAGTATTTAAATATTATTAAGAAAAGATGCAAAGATATTAAGGAGATAATACATGTTAAATGA